In a single window of the Venenivibrio stagnispumantis genome:
- a CDS encoding glycosyltransferase, protein MNKKNILIITHYFPPMNAIGSLRPYSWAKYWSRMGHDVTVLTTKKIKRSNDLNFDISEFKVIEVENIFRDNIKNKIGYQNDKHIINKNHKITNLILIKLKTFFDSRGIISFDARFPNLFDFWVKDALNVIKNEKFDIVVSTYPPYANHLIALRYKKFNSSCFWVADYRDLWTQSHMFKGLFPFRLLEEYLERKINTTANLITTVSEPLANQLKEKYGISNVEIIENGFDLEDVKNTPAEKIWGDNKVRLVYTGSLDTKTRDPSPLFEAIRQIYNSNYKHLLNNLEVIFIGGGKDNLDKLILKYNVSKWVKHLGFLKREDSLRMQRDAHVVLFLEFEAENVDGILTGKLFEYLFSGTQIWGIGVTNKSAPGRLIEESGHGINFGKDVNKIKEHLINLLKSKEKPKFDINIKLLEKYTREYQAKKLLELIGKYRKNYINHSEL, encoded by the coding sequence ATGAATAAGAAAAACATATTAATTATAACTCATTATTTCCCACCAATGAATGCCATAGGTTCTTTACGACCTTATAGTTGGGCAAAATATTGGTCAAGGATGGGACATGATGTAACAGTTCTTACTACAAAAAAAATAAAGAGGTCAAATGATTTAAATTTTGATATAAGTGAATTTAAGGTTATTGAAGTTGAAAATATATTTCGTGATAATATTAAAAATAAAATTGGATACCAAAATGACAAGCATATTATTAATAAGAATCATAAAATAACAAATTTAATTTTAATTAAATTAAAAACATTTTTTGATTCCAGAGGTATAATATCTTTTGATGCAAGATTTCCAAACTTATTTGATTTTTGGGTAAAAGATGCTTTAAATGTCATTAAAAATGAAAAATTTGATATAGTAGTTTCAACATATCCTCCTTATGCAAATCATTTAATTGCTCTACGTTACAAAAAATTTAATTCCTCTTGTTTTTGGGTAGCAGACTATAGAGATTTATGGACCCAAAGTCATATGTTTAAAGGTTTGTTTCCATTTAGACTCCTTGAAGAATATCTTGAAAGAAAAATAAACACTACTGCAAATTTAATCACAACTGTAAGTGAACCACTTGCAAATCAATTAAAAGAAAAGTATGGTATTTCAAATGTTGAAATAATAGAGAATGGATTCGATCTGGAAGACGTTAAAAATACACCGGCTGAAAAAATTTGGGGAGATAATAAAGTTAGATTGGTTTATACTGGTTCACTAGATACAAAAACACGAGATCCATCACCTTTATTTGAAGCAATCCGACAAATATATAATTCCAATTATAAGCATTTGCTAAATAATTTAGAGGTAATATTTATTGGAGGAGGAAAAGACAACTTAGATAAGCTTATTTTAAAATATAATGTTTCAAAATGGGTCAAGCATCTTGGCTTTTTAAAAAGAGAAGATTCTTTAAGAATGCAAAGAGATGCTCACGTAGTTTTATTTTTAGAGTTTGAAGCAGAAAATGTTGATGGAATACTTACTGGTAAATTGTTTGAATATCTTTTTTCCGGAACTCAAATATGGGGGATAGGAGTTACAAATAAATCAGCACCAGGACGATTAATAGAAGAAAGTGGACACGGCATCAATTTTGGAAAAGATGTGAATAAAATAAAGGAACACTTAATAAATTTATTGAAAAGCAAGGAAAAACCAAAATTTGATATAAATATAAAATTATTGGAAAAATATACGAGAGAATATCAAGCAAAAAAACTTTTAGAACTTATAGGTAAATATAGAAAAAATTATATAAATCATAGTGAGTTATAA
- a CDS encoding nucleotidyltransferase family protein — MVKEAIILAGGLGTRLQSVVKDLPKPMADINKKPFLEYLFNYLNYFKIKKIILAVGYKKDIIKEYFGNKYKDIAIVYSEEKELLGTGGAIKQAIEFCEEQEILILNGDTFFDIDLNKFYDFHISKHSKLSLALKLMKNFDRYGAIEIDENKKIVAFLEKAYKQEGFINGGVYLLNKNFFMSLNFHEKFSFEKEFMEKYYKVYDFYGFPFDNYFIDIGIPEDYEKAKRDFENFKYR; from the coding sequence ATGGTTAAAGAAGCTATAATACTTGCCGGTGGTTTAGGCACAAGATTGCAAAGTGTTGTAAAAGACTTACCAAAACCAATGGCTGATATAAATAAAAAACCTTTTTTAGAGTATTTATTTAATTATTTGAATTATTTTAAAATAAAAAAAATAATTTTGGCGGTAGGATATAAAAAAGATATTATAAAAGAATATTTTGGAAACAAATATAAAGATATAGCAATAGTTTACTCTGAAGAAAAAGAACTTCTTGGAACAGGCGGGGCTATAAAACAAGCTATTGAGTTTTGCGAAGAACAGGAAATTTTAATACTAAATGGAGATACATTTTTTGATATAGATTTAAATAAGTTTTATGATTTTCATATAAGTAAACATTCAAAATTAAGTTTGGCTTTAAAACTTATGAAAAATTTTGATAGATATGGAGCAATAGAGATTGATGAAAACAAAAAAATAGTAGCTTTTTTAGAAAAGGCTTATAAACAAGAAGGTTTTATAAATGGTGGGGTATATCTTTTAAATAAAAATTTCTTTATGTCGTTGAATTTTCATGAAAAATTTTCTTTTGAAAAAGAGTTTATGGAAAAATATTATAAAGTTTATGATTTTTATGGATTTCCATTTGATAATTATTTTATAGATATAGGAATTCCGGAAGATTATGAAAAAGCAAAGAGAGATTTTGAAAACTTTAAATATAGATAA
- a CDS encoding glycosyltransferase family 2 protein, with translation MISFILVNYNTLNLTYESIKSIIESFDDKNEYEIILVDNNSKDGSKEFFLNLEKKLNNFKYIYLEENLGFAKANNTGFKYSKGEYIYILNPDTLLHTKNINQIIDNKFAKDEKIAVIATKVIYGDGSLQPNVQKFTNLFTVSLRLLEIGKIVRNNKFLLNIFKYLPFKPKVINVYLQNFNEERKESFIDWASGCSLIFRRDIFEKLGGFDEKIFMYTEDEEICYRVHKLGYKILYTPDIVITHFVGKSSKNINDFIVKTKVKSEFYYFKKHFPKKINRLKFIYNIVSFLGYPFSKRLRIIRKTLKEITE, from the coding sequence GTGATTTCTTTTATTTTAGTAAATTATAATACACTTAATTTAACTTATGAATCTATTAAGTCAATAATTGAATCTTTTGATGATAAAAATGAATACGAAATTATATTAGTTGACAATAATTCAAAAGATGGAAGTAAAGAATTTTTTCTAAATTTAGAAAAGAAACTAAATAATTTCAAATATATTTATTTAGAAGAGAATCTGGGTTTTGCTAAAGCAAATAATACAGGATTTAAATATTCAAAAGGAGAATATATATATATATTAAATCCAGATACATTATTGCACACAAAAAATATAAACCAGATTATAGACAATAAATTTGCTAAAGATGAAAAAATTGCAGTTATTGCTACAAAGGTGATTTATGGAGATGGCTCTTTGCAACCAAATGTTCAAAAATTTACTAATCTATTTACTGTAAGCTTACGCTTGTTAGAAATAGGAAAAATAGTTAGAAATAATAAATTTTTATTAAATATTTTTAAATACTTACCTTTCAAGCCTAAAGTTATTAATGTTTATTTGCAAAATTTTAATGAAGAAAGAAAAGAAAGTTTTATCGATTGGGCTAGTGGCTGTAGTTTAATTTTTAGAAGAGATATCTTTGAAAAACTTGGGGGCTTTGATGAGAAAATTTTTATGTACACAGAAGATGAGGAAATATGTTATAGAGTTCACAAGTTGGGATATAAAATTCTTTATACTCCGGATATTGTGATAACGCACTTTGTAGGAAAAAGTAGTAAAAATATAAACGATTTTATAGTAAAAACAAAAGTCAAAAGTGAATTCTACTATTTTAAAAAACATTTCCCAAAAAAAATTAACAGACTTAAATTTATATATAACATAGTTTCTTTTTTAGGATATCCATTTTCAAAGAGATTAAGAATAATAAGAAAAACTTTAAAGGAAATAACAGAATGA
- a CDS encoding GHMP kinase: MIFRSRAPLRLGLAGGGTDVSPYSDIYGGAVLNATISMFAYATIEPRDDNKIVFNAIDRNEKIEIKSSEFLEIDDNLDLLKGIYNRIVKDFTKKPLAFELSTYVDAPAGSGLGSSSTLVVAVIGAFAEWLKLPLGEYDIAHLAFEIERKDLNMAGGKQDQYAATFGGFNFMEFYENDKVIVNPLRIKSDIINELQFNILLYYTGTSRLSSKIIEAQVKNVYKKEEKSVEAMHKLKEQAIMMKEAILKGKLDEIGEILDYGWQYKKQMAEGITNSVIDEIYETAKKAGATGGKISGAGGGGFMMFYCPKNTRYKVIESLQPFGGEFRRFQFTKYGLESWRV; this comes from the coding sequence ATGATTTTTCGCTCTCGTGCGCCTTTGAGACTTGGGCTTGCCGGTGGTGGGACAGATGTTAGCCCTTATTCAGACATATATGGCGGGGCTGTTTTGAATGCAACCATTAGTATGTTTGCTTATGCTACTATTGAGCCAAGAGATGATAATAAAATAGTATTTAATGCTATTGATAGAAATGAGAAAATTGAGATTAAATCGTCTGAATTTTTAGAGATAGATGACAATCTTGATTTGTTAAAAGGTATATATAATAGAATTGTAAAAGATTTTACTAAAAAACCCTTGGCTTTTGAGCTTTCCACTTATGTGGATGCTCCGGCTGGTTCTGGGCTTGGTAGCTCATCTACATTAGTGGTAGCTGTTATAGGTGCTTTTGCAGAGTGGCTTAAACTTCCTCTTGGGGAATATGATATAGCACATTTGGCTTTTGAAATAGAAAGAAAAGATTTAAACATGGCTGGTGGTAAGCAAGATCAATATGCTGCCACTTTTGGAGGATTTAATTTTATGGAGTTTTATGAAAATGATAAAGTTATAGTAAATCCATTAAGAATAAAATCCGATATTATTAATGAACTTCAGTTTAATATTTTGCTTTATTATACCGGTACAAGTAGGCTATCATCCAAGATTATTGAAGCACAGGTAAAAAATGTTTATAAAAAAGAAGAAAAATCCGTAGAAGCTATGCACAAACTAAAAGAACAAGCTATAATGATGAAAGAAGCTATCTTAAAAGGAAAACTCGATGAGATTGGAGAGATACTTGATTATGGCTGGCAATATAAAAAACAGATGGCAGAAGGTATTACAAACTCTGTTATTGATGAAATTTATGAAACAGCAAAAAAAGCAGGGGCAACAGGCGGTAAAATATCAGGAGCGGGTGGCGGTGGTTTTATGATGTTTTATTGTCCTAAAAATACAAGGTATAAAGTTATAGAATCTTTACAGCCTTTTGGTGGTGAATTTAGAAGATTTCAATTTACAAAATATGGATTAGAAAGTTGGAGGGTTTAA
- a CDS encoding D-glycero-alpha-D-manno-heptose-1,7-bisphosphate 7-phosphatase: MKKQREILKTLNIDKTWTLFLDRDGVINRKIDGDYVRNWQQFEFLPKVLEALEILNNIFGKIIIVTNQRGIGRGLMTEKDLLDIHSNVLNILSDKKIKIDKIYYCPHDYEKEDCICRKPKIGMALQAKKDFPDIDFKKSIMVGDSISDIEFGNNASMISILIDESNSDIKSLYEFAILIKNKT, encoded by the coding sequence ATGAAAAAGCAAAGAGAGATTTTGAAAACTTTAAATATAGATAAAACTTGGACATTATTTTTGGATAGAGATGGTGTTATTAATAGAAAAATTGATGGTGATTATGTAAGGAATTGGCAACAATTTGAGTTTTTACCAAAGGTTTTAGAAGCTTTAGAGATACTAAATAACATATTCGGCAAGATAATAATAGTAACAAATCAAAGGGGTATTGGTAGAGGCTTAATGACAGAAAAAGATTTATTAGATATACATTCAAATGTGTTAAATATCTTATCAGATAAAAAGATTAAAATAGATAAAATATACTATTGTCCACATGATTACGAGAAAGAAGATTGTATTTGTAGGAAACCTAAAATAGGTATGGCGTTGCAGGCAAAAAAAGATTTTCCAGATATAGATTTTAAAAAATCTATAATGGTGGGAGACTCTATCTCAGATATAGAATTTGGTAATAATGCCAGTATGATAAGTATATTAATAGATGAATCTAATTCGGATATTAAATCATTATATGAATTTGCAATTTTAATAAAAAATAAAACTTAG
- a CDS encoding glycosyltransferase family 2 protein — MSVIDKTRISCVIHTYNSEKYLIECLESVKWCDEIVIVDMYSTDKTLEIAKEYNCNVYMHENVGYADPARAFGLSKCSNDWILALDSDEIVMPKLKDELINIAKYDKYDVVKISRRNFFFGREILGAGWSYKDDIIPRFFKKGFMTYTNEVHNFTKISPNARIGYIVDKEKSIIHFNYDSVSQFINKLNRYTDFEVNSTKYNYKGKPALKIIYHFFREVLGRFIYKKGYKDGWVGLYLSLAMAFYRASAIAKSNLPTEKKVIDEYKKVANEFLKC, encoded by the coding sequence ATGAGTGTTATTGATAAAACTAGAATATCCTGTGTCATTCATACATATAATTCTGAAAAATATTTGATAGAGTGTTTAGAAAGTGTTAAATGGTGCGATGAGATTGTTATTGTTGATATGTATAGTACAGATAAAACGCTCGAAATAGCAAAAGAGTATAATTGCAATGTTTATATGCATGAAAATGTTGGATACGCCGATCCTGCAAGAGCATTTGGTTTATCTAAATGTTCAAATGATTGGATATTGGCATTGGATTCTGATGAGATTGTAATGCCTAAATTAAAAGATGAGTTAATAAATATAGCTAAATATGACAAATATGATGTTGTAAAAATTTCTAGAAGAAATTTTTTCTTTGGGAGAGAAATTTTAGGGGCTGGTTGGAGTTATAAAGATGATATTATTCCAAGATTTTTTAAAAAAGGATTTATGACTTATACAAATGAAGTTCATAATTTTACAAAAATATCACCCAACGCGAGGATTGGTTATATTGTAGATAAAGAGAAATCAATAATTCATTTTAATTATGATAGCGTATCGCAATTTATTAATAAATTAAATAGATACACTGATTTTGAAGTAAACTCTACTAAATATAATTATAAAGGAAAACCTGCATTAAAAATAATTTATCATTTTTTTAGAGAAGTTTTGGGAAGATTTATTTACAAAAAAGGTTATAAAGATGGATGGGTTGGGTTGTATTTATCTTTAGCAATGGCTTTTTATAGGGCTAGTGCAATAGCAAAGTCAAATTTACCAACAGAAAAAAAAGTAATTGATGAATATAAGAAGGTAGCAAATGAATTTCTTAAATGTTAA
- the wecB gene encoding non-hydrolyzing UDP-N-acetylglucosamine 2-epimerase has translation MKILTVLGARPQFIKAGAVSRAIKQFNSGKEIVDSGKVTVDSDSEGENKKLSLNTITNANTITEIIVHTGQHYDYNMSDVFFEELDLPKPDYYLGIGGKSHGAMTGEMIIKLEEVMLKEKPDVVLVYGDTNSTLAGAIAASKLHIPIAHVEAGLRSFNMKMPEEINRVLTDRVSKWLFCPTDTAVENLKKEGFPFKLSTNNYQLISNVGDVMYDVALYYKQFAKKPLSLFTIHYHSPLSTITNHFILCTIHREENTDNIERLKNIFEAIEEISKEIPVILPLHPRTKKIIENNNINPKNVITIEPVSYLEMIWLLDNCKMVMTDSGGLQKEAYFFKKPCITLRDETEWVELVEIGANILAGAEKEKILGAYRKFTNNLPLTTNHYPLNLYGDGRASGKIVGELINE, from the coding sequence ATGAAAATCCTAACCGTTCTTGGAGCAAGACCACAATTTATAAAAGCCGGTGCAGTGAGTAGAGCTATTAAGCAGTTTAATAGTGGAAAAGAGATAGTGGATAGTGGAAAAGTGACAGTGGATAGTGATAGTGAAGGAGAAAATAAAAAACTATCACTAAACACTATCACTAATGCTAACACTATCACTGAAATTATAGTTCATACCGGACAACATTATGATTACAATATGAGTGATGTATTTTTTGAGGAACTTGATTTACCAAAGCCGGATTATTATCTTGGGATTGGTGGGAAATCTCATGGAGCAATGACAGGTGAGATGATTATAAAACTTGAAGAAGTAATGCTAAAAGAAAAACCGGATGTGGTGCTTGTTTATGGTGATACAAACTCAACATTAGCCGGAGCTATTGCAGCAAGCAAGCTACATATTCCCATTGCCCATGTAGAAGCAGGGCTCAGAAGTTTTAATATGAAAATGCCGGAAGAAATAAATAGAGTTTTAACAGATAGAGTAAGTAAATGGCTATTTTGTCCAACAGATACTGCTGTTGAAAATCTAAAAAAAGAAGGCTTTCCTTTTAAACTATCCACTAACAACTATCAACTAATCTCTAACGTTGGCGATGTAATGTATGATGTAGCCCTTTATTATAAACAGTTCGCAAAAAAACCACTCTCACTCTTTACTATCCACTATCACTCTCCACTCTCCACTATCACTAATCACTTTATCCTTTGCACTATCCACAGAGAAGAAAATACTGATAATATAGAAAGATTGAAAAATATTTTTGAAGCAATTGAAGAAATATCTAAAGAAATACCTGTAATTTTACCACTTCATCCAAGAACAAAAAAGATAATAGAAAATAACAACATAAACCCAAAAAATGTTATAACAATAGAGCCTGTTAGTTATTTAGAGATGATTTGGCTTTTAGATAACTGCAAAATGGTTATGACAGATAGCGGAGGACTTCAAAAAGAGGCTTATTTTTTCAAAAAACCATGCATAACATTAAGAGATGAAACAGAGTGGGTAGAGTTGGTTGAGATAGGAGCAAATATCTTAGCGGGAGCAGAGAAAGAAAAAATCTTAGGAGCTTATAGAAAATTTACAAATAACCTACCACTAACCACTAACCACTATCCACTAAATTTATATGGTGATGGTAGGGCAAGTGGGAAAATAGTGGGGGAGTTGATAAATGAATAA
- a CDS encoding D-sedoheptulose-7-phosphate isomerase, whose product MFNEDIRESILESISVKEKMLKNEELLSTISKVSEEIINAFKNDKKVLICGNGGSAADAQHIAAELSGRFYFDREPLFAEALHVNTSYITAVANDYSYDEVYARLVKAKGRKGDILIGISTSVNSKNILKAIEIANDIGVITIGMTGESGGKMKEICRYLINVPSRDTPRIQEAHITIGHIICEIVERELFNG is encoded by the coding sequence ATGTTTAATGAAGACATAAGAGAATCTATATTAGAGTCTATTTCAGTAAAAGAAAAAATGCTTAAGAATGAAGAGCTTCTTTCTACTATTTCCAAAGTTTCAGAAGAGATTATAAATGCCTTTAAAAACGATAAAAAAGTATTAATTTGTGGTAATGGTGGAAGTGCAGCAGATGCCCAGCATATAGCAGCAGAGCTTTCAGGAAGATTTTATTTTGACAGAGAGCCTCTTTTTGCAGAAGCCCTTCATGTAAACACATCCTATATTACAGCTGTAGCAAATGATTATTCTTATGATGAAGTATATGCGAGACTTGTAAAAGCAAAAGGTAGAAAAGGAGATATATTAATAGGCATATCTACATCCGTCAATTCAAAAAATATCTTAAAGGCCATAGAAATTGCAAATGATATCGGTGTGATAACAATAGGTATGACCGGAGAAAGTGGTGGAAAAATGAAAGAGATATGTAGATATTTAATTAATGTTCCTTCAAGAGATACTCCGAGAATTCAAGAAGCTCATATAACCATAGGGCATATTATATGTGAAATAGTAGAAAGGGAGCTTTTTAATGGTTAA
- a CDS encoding glycosyltransferase family 4 protein codes for MKKTILFLTSRLPYPPIGGDRLKNYWLLKILSKHFKVHLVSIAEEDIPKQFYNWADEIGITYKIFRKQKRDFYFNAFKGLFNNLPLQVNYYYFKDVQEYIDSVYKEYDLLFATLVRTSAYVINKEKPKILDMADSIGLNYAKSKEKTKSIFWKLIYGIESKRLINYEKLCIEKFDKTLFFNQEEEKYFNNPMKTIWIPHGVNENLLKYNKTDETWKNSIVFFGKMNYQPNIDATLWFIENVLPKINKNLQFVVVGAYPPESLKKLESKYKNLKILGYVDDPYVILKSSLCIVAPMQTGGGIQNKVLESMALGTINIVSSLAAKPIGAKHGEHFFVCDKPDEIVKLINYIYQNPEKYEMIKKNAREYIRNNFTWSIYEKKLLRIIEEVLS; via the coding sequence ATGAAAAAAACAATTCTTTTTCTCACATCCCGCCTTCCATATCCTCCAATAGGTGGAGATAGGCTTAAAAATTATTGGCTTTTGAAAATATTATCAAAGCATTTTAAAGTCCATCTTGTTTCTATTGCGGAAGAGGATATTCCTAAGCAATTTTACAATTGGGCAGATGAAATAGGAATTACTTATAAAATTTTTAGAAAACAAAAAAGAGATTTTTATTTTAATGCATTTAAAGGTTTATTCAATAATTTACCTTTGCAGGTTAATTATTATTATTTTAAAGATGTGCAGGAGTATATAGATTCTGTATATAAAGAATATGATTTACTTTTTGCAACATTAGTAAGAACATCTGCTTATGTTATTAATAAGGAGAAACCAAAAATTTTAGATATGGCAGATTCTATAGGCTTGAATTATGCTAAATCTAAAGAAAAAACAAAATCTATTTTTTGGAAATTGATTTACGGCATTGAATCTAAAAGATTAATAAATTATGAAAAGTTGTGCATAGAGAAATTTGACAAAACACTATTCTTTAACCAAGAAGAAGAAAAATATTTTAATAATCCAATGAAAACGATTTGGATACCACATGGTGTAAACGAAAATTTACTAAAATATAATAAAACAGATGAAACATGGAAAAATAGTATCGTGTTTTTTGGTAAAATGAACTATCAACCAAATATTGATGCAACTCTATGGTTTATAGAAAATGTTCTTCCTAAGATTAATAAAAATTTGCAATTTGTTGTAGTTGGAGCTTATCCGCCTGAAAGTTTAAAAAAATTAGAGAGCAAATATAAAAATCTAAAAATATTGGGCTATGTAGATGACCCTTATGTTATTTTAAAATCATCTCTTTGTATAGTTGCTCCAATGCAAACAGGTGGAGGAATTCAAAATAAAGTTCTTGAAAGCATGGCTCTTGGAACTATAAATATAGTATCTTCCTTAGCTGCAAAACCAATAGGAGCAAAGCACGGTGAACATTTTTTTGTATGCGATAAACCAGACGAAATAGTAAAATTAATAAATTATATTTATCAAAATCCTGAAAAATACGAAATGATTAAGAAAAATGCAAGAGAATACATTAGAAACAATTTTACTTGGTCTATTTATGAAAAAAAACTTTTAAGAATTATTGAGGAGGTTCTCTCATGA
- a CDS encoding O-antigen ligase family protein, which yields MENKILLGTYIFFLIFMIFLYYPNKNKFKFYLNDIPFLIFFFYIIILTFFSLFVFNTLRIVDLPIALVMDIIPIIGFFYSRIIPVEAFVEAIIFIGIIHGILGIFMYFYMFYPSFISEIIFKIIEGTMAFRMSSVSGSLGLASLMIIAVSYSLGIFLYKRSFKLLMIIFLLSFVGFMTMQRSFWISFLVLVILVIFKRNFNIKLILSFFTFSIIFMLLSIVFIQLFYVYISPEIISFFVERINSLLYFSSQNAINERSDQWIAGLYNFLSLPSGLGLGTVGQSVRYYENLAHNFMPVFDGDYFRILSETGIIGFVFYIYLFIRLFTMFINISTLKQYKFIVFIAVIGLSINMIGSNTTEFFFNNFLYWMNIGYLFNKNLTFEGNKT from the coding sequence ATGGAAAATAAGATTTTACTTGGTACATATATTTTTTTTCTTATTTTCATGATTTTTTTATATTATCCAAATAAAAATAAATTCAAATTTTATTTAAATGATATACCTTTTCTAATATTCTTTTTTTATATTATAATACTCACTTTTTTTAGTTTATTTGTTTTTAATACTTTAAGAATAGTAGATTTACCTATTGCTTTAGTAATGGATATTATTCCTATAATAGGTTTTTTTTATAGCAGAATTATTCCTGTTGAAGCTTTTGTAGAAGCTATCATATTTATAGGAATAATTCATGGAATATTAGGAATATTTATGTATTTTTATATGTTTTACCCCTCATTTATAAGTGAAATAATTTTTAAAATAATTGAAGGAACAATGGCTTTTAGGATGTCTTCCGTTTCTGGATCTTTAGGGTTGGCATCATTAATGATAATTGCTGTTTCTTATAGCTTGGGAATATTTTTATATAAAAGAAGTTTTAAACTTTTAATGATAATTTTTCTTTTATCTTTTGTAGGATTTATGACTATGCAAAGAAGTTTTTGGATTTCATTTTTAGTTTTAGTTATTTTAGTTATATTTAAAAGAAATTTTAATATAAAACTTATATTATCTTTTTTTACATTTAGTATTATTTTTATGCTTCTTAGTATAGTTTTTATTCAATTATTTTATGTATACATTAGTCCTGAAATTATATCTTTTTTCGTAGAGAGGATTAATTCTTTATTGTATTTTAGCAGTCAAAATGCAATAAATGAAAGAAGTGATCAATGGATTGCTGGATTATATAACTTTTTAAGTTTGCCTTCTGGATTGGGTTTAGGCACAGTTGGGCAGTCTGTTAGATACTATGAGAATTTAGCTCATAATTTTATGCCTGTATTTGATGGAGATTATTTTAGAATTTTAAGTGAAACCGGAATAATTGGTTTTGTATTTTATATATATTTATTTATTAGACTGTTTACAATGTTTATAAATATATCAACTCTTAAACAATATAAATTTATAGTATTTATAGCCGTTATTGGTCTAAGTATAAATATGATTGGTTCTAATACAACAGAGTTTTTCTTTAATAATTTTTTGTATTGGATGAACATTGGATATTTGTTTAATAAAAATTTAACTTTTGAGGGCAATAAAACGTGA